The sequence accgtgtatattttttaaaatatatattatataaaattattattatacggacataaaattttataatttattataatatagaatttacttttatttatagttaatttaaattgaaatcaaaAGGTTATACAACACATAGAAACTACACTTATATATGGGTATAACTATAAAGTAGTGGTGTAAAATGCAATGAATGTGGGCAGTAAATCGAAGCCTCGTACCATCCAAAGTGCAATAAATATGGGCAAATACACCCAAGCGTTGCAATAATGAGTTATCGTAGTTTTTGTCAAGGTGAGTTTTCACCAACTGGCAGATGGTGGAGGGATTTTGGCTTCATCTGTTTGATGTTTTGCTGGTACATACGCCAAGATTGATGTCAAAGAACGTGTTcttatatgtttatgtttttttttcttttccaggaCAAATCTGTCGAACTGGCTTCGTGTTTTCAGTTGCCATTAATGTGAATATGTACACTCCTTCCTGTGCAAGTAATCAAAcactattatttttcttctaaaacaaaaaattattactgttgaaaaaaacaaaaagataatCATTGCATAATAACAGCAATCTCCACAAGGGAAAATTACAACACATATATAACACAGAATGGATAGTTTTGGTTGTGGTAGAAGTCGTAAGGACACCCCCCCACCCACTTCAAAGTCCCGTTccattatatttgaaatattgtCCTGCAACAAATATTATCAATCAAATTCTCCAGACTGTAACATAGTCTGACTTCAGATGATTCTATTCAGGCAACATACACTTGTATAGTCTATGTCCATGGTTAATTAGCAATTTTGATATGACTTGTTCTAGTTAATCAATTATATGTGATTAGGCTACGAAAtcgcaaaaaaaaaaaaaacaaaagaatatatGGAGTGGAGGAGCCTTGGAAAAGTTTGTGAAAGAGGACAGTGGCTAAATCGGTAACCACAAAAAATTACCAATAAACAGCAGAAACTATTATAGACAGCTTGTTgcccaattttatttttgttttcctcCTGAGCATTGGCCCAATATGTCATCAGAGCTTTGATAAAAGGATGTGGACGTGGTGTACCTACAATTTAAATGTGAGATAAATGATGTTTCCTTCTGGAACTTCCTTTGCCTCAAAAGAATCCtatattataattagaattagataTGTCTTGTTTAAATGGCAGCAATGTTAGTTTTTGAGGATGAGAGTCTCAGATTTAAGTCCTTTCTCCGCAGTGGATGTAAATGGATGgcttgatttttttataaataataattaaaaaaaagaaggaaatacATACTATTTagatttaagttattttttcttaattccgATAATAAGTAGTATGTTTACTTGTTATTtaggttattttaattttttcaattggTATATGATCccacttaatcaaatatttaatcatGTATTAGAAAAAGGGACTAGATATAATTGAATCATTTACCTGAATTTTGCCTTCCTATCAACTTAATTTCATCACTTACTGTTATTTTGCCATAGTTATCAGTAAGTCTAGTGCTTTCTGTAAATgtgttaaataattaagtgtaatgtgtatataattttaatttcaaaaaaaaatatggatattctattaataagaattgataagtatattttaatataaaaattaaaattaaatattaaatattaaaaatatatataaataataatcattaatCGTGTTGATGGAGCAGTATATCGTAATTCTGCGGGAAGAACACTCCACTCAGTGGCACTAAGTCATATATCAACTTTATAAATGTTGTTTAACGAGTCTGATTGTTTGAATATTAGATTTGAtctctttttttcctctttttcgCTTCTATAAAAGGAGAACTCAACACTCCCATAGTAGAAGACTATAAAACTcataaaaaagtattaatatttatttattaaaactaattagtaATAAAGAAACATCGccgatttaaaatatatatacagttatccaatatttatattctctaattataaatttgctCGTGCTATTGCATGagtattctatttatttttcaaaaataaatttttattatatatatttatatttatatttatttataatctttattataaaaataatctcttactttttatttttataagttatttatatttaaaattaacaacatatgaaaagaaatggaagaaaTACTAACTTTATATGctcatcatatatatatatatatatattaagaactcaattgatattattgcttaatattcataaataaatcacttacctagaaaataacaatttgtaaaataataaaatttatatggtgTTCTAATCTCGAATAATAAAGGTGCatatcaaactaattatatacgaaattaaactaaatttgaataatttataataaagtaCGAATGTGATGAATTGTCACAcaatgtataaatataaaaaatatataaaaattataatgtaaaagaaaattcatgaaattaaataaataattctaatcaCTAAACccgaataattttaatttataattgtcttttttttttctttttaaatagtGAGTTAACTAAGTCTttctcaattaaaaataaatcttctTTCTCACATCGGATTGGCGTATTTaggattaaattttaacaaaaaaaaaaccttttaCGGATGGAATTTGGTTgacaagaaaagaaaccaCAATGATCAGAAAATAGATTAAGGATGTCTTTGAAATTATTGTAGGACTGTTGAAGAAacatattagttttttttttttttcattttaaaatattaattgttttaatttttttatgaactactattttcaaatttgtatttttaaaaaaaataattttacttgctttttccaaaaataatgtttaaaactttaaaaataaaataaaaattgagattgAAATGGTGAACCCACCAGTACTGTGGTAATTAAACATTGAGCTGTTGCTGCTTTTACAGGCCAACATCAACCAGCGGATGTACCCTGTGGTCCCTGAGCCAATATATATCCTCACCAGAACTGGACCTCAACTAACTCtccaaaatgttttaaaatctCAGTTGAGGATTGTGTTCCTCCACCTACTAGCAGAGCAAGCTAGTATAAATATAGCATACCGCATTTCTTTCCTCTATCCTTCACTGAAAACGATCAACCAATTAACAGAAAGCTCTTCTTGCAACTCCCCGCAAgcatctcttttctttctagttAATTAGCTCACATGACATTCCTTTTCCAAGTGGGGGTTGAGGCTAAGTTATGGtgggtggtggtggtggtggtgctgCCTGCTTTATTCATCATGGGTGCAGAAGGGCATGGGCAGGTGCCTTGCTATTTCATTTTTGGAGACTCATTGGCTGATaatggaaataataatttgCTTGAGACCCTTGCCAAAGTTAATTATCCACCTTATGGTattgattttccttttggCCCCACTGGAAGGTTCAGCAATGGTCGAACCACTGTTGATGTAATCGGTAATGTAACCTCATCCAGTTACAATATTATTTGCCATGTTcgcaaattattttaagaacaGATGCACATTTTGGTATATGAAGTTATACCCATTGGTCACATTTGCGTATTTAGATTTTCACCATTATTTATCAGATAGTTAAAATCTGTAGGCTATTATTAACCGTCTGATCATTGacataaaacatatatatatcctGAGAGATAAAGTGGGGACATTTTGTTATGGTTGAGAGTGGGGAGTGAAAAGACCAATGCAGTAGAGAACCACCACATGAATCAAAATCCACTTATATTCAATCGATGTATCAGAAAAATAGACAGATTTTACACACGTACATAAcaatattacattaatatataaaaaaataaataaatgtcgTCACattattgtaaaaatatttaaatttagttagTTCTTAGAATCtgtaatatatctttttaactGCTTccagatttttttaatatttcattatttatgtaaaaatattattttgacctctctattttttatatttatatttttcatgatattatgataatttactttttgaatttgtgatattgtaataatttaatttaaattataattaatattttaattaataactactaaaattttaaataataaattatcaatgGTTGATGCGATTAAAGTACGAATATAGAAACTTAATATAGAAAACggatttcaatatttaatacaagaaaatttaaaaagttgatctaatttcaaaaaaaaaaaatataagaatttcaTATTGAGAAATTAAAGTGAAAAGGTTAATAGACATATATAATTACAGGGCTAATATGCATTAGTTCTGAAAAAATTGTAGCATTAGGCATGGTATTTTTTGTAGTATAAcggtatttttcttttgcatatGACTGTATTATTCTTGGGCATATTTTTGAGTTGTTAAATTAAGCAATTTCTCATTCCAACTACAGCTGAAGTTTTGGGCTTTGACAATTTCATTCCACCTTTTGCAAGTGTCAATGGCACAGACATACTCTTCGGAGTGAATTATGCATCAGGCTCAGCAGGAATTCTCAATGAAACTGGCCAGCAGTTGGTATTATTGAAGTTTACtcgcatatttatttatttattttttgtcttaaTTCATTTAGAATTCGAACATGCATGCAGCATTACACCTCAGGCAACATTCAACGTCGACCCTGTAGCCTTAGCGCCTTACACTTCTGACAACATCCAATGTCACTAAGCGCTAAAGCTCGAGTCGGCTCttcacatattttatataccTATTTAGCCCACATTCAATTTTCAGGATTTCAAGAAAGAACAATAATCTGTGTTTGCAGGGCGAGCGTATACCCTTGGACATGCAGTTAGAAAATCACCGAACGATAGTCTTGCGATTGGTTGAAATACTGGGAACAGAGTTAGCAGCTTCTTGGTATCTCAGCAAATGCTTGTATACAGTTGGACTCGGCAACAACGATTACATTAATAACTACTTCTTGCCTCAGTATTACAATACAAGCCGAGACTATACCCTGCTTCAGTACACTGAACTTCTCATTGAACAATATACGCAACAAATAAAGGTTCCTACTCCAGTCTTTTCCTTTTGGCCAAATTAATGTTTCTAAAAGCTAAATTCAAAACCTTAGTTATTTCAATTGAACATTGGGGGTGGTTGTTCCCTTAGACTTTGCACAAGTATGGAGCAAGAAAAATTGCCTTGTTTGGACTGGGGCAAATAGGCTGCACTCCAGATGCAATTAGCACATATGGCACGAATGGCTCTACCTGCGTGGAAATTATGGAGGAAGCATCATTACTTTTCAACAGCAAGCTGAAATTAGTGGTTGAACAACTCAACGCTAATATAACAGAtgcaaaatttatatacatcAACTACTATACAATTGGTGCAGATTCTAGTGTTCTTGGTAAGTATcagcttaattaattttataacgaatttctatataaaatgTTGGAAAGTAACTAGGTGAATCTGAACGTACACACGATGTGCACATTTGATATTCTTACAAAGATCTAATGGTCTGGATGGGCGTGCGCACCACAAAAAGTCGTTGCCCATGTTGAGATGAAGCATTTTCCTGAATTTAATGTAGTAATGGAGAATTATGAATGTATTTTGCGGGTGACAGGTTTCACAAATGCGAGTGCTGGATGTTGCCCGGTTGCAAGCGATGGTCAATGTATTCCAGACCAAGTTCCATGCCAAAATAGGACTGCTTATGCATTCTGGG comes from Ricinus communis isolate WT05 ecotype wild-type chromosome 5, ASM1957865v1, whole genome shotgun sequence and encodes:
- the LOC8267202 gene encoding GDSL esterase/lipase At1g29670 → MTFLFQVGVEAKLWWVVVVVVLPALFIMGAEGHGQVPCYFIFGDSLADNGNNNLLETLAKVNYPPYGIDFPFGPTGRFSNGRTTVDVIAEVLGFDNFIPPFASVNGTDILFGVNYASGSAGILNETGQQLGERIPLDMQLENHRTIVLRLVEILGTELAASWYLSKCLYTVGLGNNDYINNYFLPQYYNTSRDYTLLQYTELLIEQYTQQIKTLHKYGARKIALFGLGQIGCTPDAISTYGTNGSTCVEIMEEASLLFNSKLKLVVEQLNANITDAKFIYINYYTIGADSSVLGFTNASAGCCPVASDGQCIPDQVPCQNRTAYAFWDSFHPTEAVNVYIGLRSYSSLHPSDAYPFDIRNLVMLNQETGAAVSGKISIYQE